Below is a genomic region from Rhodopirellula bahusiensis.
CAACCCCGGCCGTCGCTGGAAACTTATGGCGTTCACTTCCTCTCGGTCTGTCAGATGAAAATCAAGTTTCTACGTTCGATTCACCTGTGTTTTTCAATCCTTTGCATTTTGTTATGTCCGAGAGTTGATGCAGACGAGAACCGATCGTTTACGACTCCAGAGATGGCCCCACCTTCTCTGGATGATCAAACGTTTTCAGCGACAGACGTTGGCGCAAAGATCCCCAACTACACGCCCGGGGCTCAGTGGGGAACCCAAGCTGAGCCATTCTCGTTGATGCAGGATCCGCTGCAGGCTGAAGTGTCGATCAATGCGTACGCCAAACCGCAGGGAATGACGCTTTCTGTTTGGGCAAAAGAGTCCAATGAGAATTGGCCCAACCGACAGATAGTTAATGAACGAGCAGCCGGTTTGGACGGAAAACCGATCGCGATGACCTGGGACGAAAACGGTCGTCTTTGGATCTGCGAGACAGTGGATTATCCGAACGAGCTGAATGAGAAGCCGGCCGTTGGGCGTGACCGAATCAAGATCTGCGAAGACACCGACAGCGACGGTCAGGCGGACAAGTTCACCGTGTTCGCGGATAATTTGAGCATCCCTTCCACATTGGTTTGCTACCGAGGTGGAGTGATTGTTCAGGACGGCCAAACAACCATTTATCTCAAGGACACCAACGGCGACGGCAAAGCTGACTTCCGCCAGTCGCTAATCACCGGTTGGGCGATGGGTGACACTCACGGTGGCGTAAGCAATTTCCAATATGGTCCCGACAACTGGATCTGGGGAATGCAGGGCTACAACAACTCTCAGCCCATCATCAATGGCGAGCCGCAACAACGATTCCGCCAGGGCTTTTGGCGATTCAAAGTGCGAGCGGGGGCTTCCGACAAAACCGCTCCTTCGTTTGCGATCGATGCCGCCTCGAATGCGGTAGCCGAGATTGCAACCGATGAGTTTGATGAACATACGATCCGCGTTGACGCACTCGAATTCGTCCGGGGCACGAACAACAACACCTGGGGCCTTGGTTTCAGCGAAGAGGGCTACGTGTTTGGTTCAACCGCCAATGGATGCCCCAGCGTTCACATGCCCATTCCCAATCGCTACTACGACCAAGTCGCAGGTTGGTCACCGGAAACGTTGGGGCCAATTTCGGAGTCGTTCAAGTTCAACCCCATTGATGATGAAATACGGCAAGTCGACTACCACGGTGGCTACACCGCCGCTTGCGGTTCGGCAATCTACACCGCACGCAACTATCCGCAGCCTTGGTGGAACCGCATTCAAATGGTTTGCGGTCCGACGGGGCACCTGGTCGGTTCTTTCGTGCTTGAAAAAGACGGGGCCGGTTACCGAAGCCGCAACGCGTTCAATACCGTCGCAAGCATCGACGATTGGTCTGCTCCAATCATGTCCGAAGTTGGTCCTGATGGAAATGTTTGGGTGCTCGATTGGTACAACTACATCGTGCAACACAACCCGACTCCGAATGGGTTCCAGACTGGAAAGGGGACTGCGTACGAGAGTGACCTTCGCGACAAGCGATTCGCACGCGTTTATCGACTGCTCAACAAGGAATCGGCTGAGTTGTCGCCGTCGCGAACGATGCAGCTAGCCGAGGCCAGCAACGAGGCGCTCGTCGAGGCGTTGAAGAGCGATAACTTCTTCTGGCGTCGTGCAGCTCAGCGTCTACTCGTCGAGCGCGAGGCAACGGAGGAACCTGTCTTGAATGCTCTGGCAGCGTTGGTCAAGCAATCGGAGGTCGACGAAATCGGTCTGGACCCCGCCGCGATGCATGCGATTTGGACGCTCGCCGGTTTATCGGAATCAGGCAGTTCGGCCGCAGCAGAAACGCTTGCTGCAGCATGCCAATCCGGTTTCGCACACATTTCGAGCCCGGTACGCAACGCGGCCGTTGGGTTCTGTCACGAAGGCCAGCTCCTCCAAGCAATCGAAGCCGGTTTGCAGAACGACGTTGACCCAAAGGTCCGACTGACTCTGTTGCTGCGTGTCGCTGAGGGGAATGCGAAGAATGCGATCGACGGGGACGGACTGGCAGCATTGCTGCCCTCGATTCAAACCGATAGTGTCTTGCTGGATGCCTGGACTTCGGCCGCTTCTACGGATCCAACTTCGGCCATCGTCGCGATGACGAAAATGGATCCAGCAATGACTGACGCGATCAGCCAGCGCGTCTCGGTGTTGGCAGAACACATCGCACGGGGGCGCCCGACTGCGGAAGAAATCAGTCGACTACTTCAGATCGATCCAAATTCACCATTGGCGGTAACCGTATGGGAAGGTCTCGCGAATGGGTGGCCGAGAGATTTGACGATCAGCCTGCCGGAGGATTCGCAGAAGCTGATTCGCGATCGGTTCCTCGCGGAAAACACGTCCGTTGAGAGTAAGGCCGCCATTCTCGCCGTTGCCGATCAATGGTCGGTCGAGAACTTGGCGGAGATCGTCGGCGAGATCCAAGATAAATTGCTGACGACCGCGATGGATGCTGACGCGGAAGCCGACACGCGACTGAGTGCGTGGGAGCAGTCGATTCGGCTTGCACCGAACAGTACAAAAATTCTGGACGCCGTCGAGGAATTCTTCACCCCACAGCTTCCTCCCGAGACCGGTGTTGAGGCACTTCGCTCCCTTCAGGCCGCTCGCGTCGATGGTTTGTCTGAAACCCTC
It encodes:
- a CDS encoding PVC-type heme-binding CxxCH protein — translated: MAPPSLDDQTFSATDVGAKIPNYTPGAQWGTQAEPFSLMQDPLQAEVSINAYAKPQGMTLSVWAKESNENWPNRQIVNERAAGLDGKPIAMTWDENGRLWICETVDYPNELNEKPAVGRDRIKICEDTDSDGQADKFTVFADNLSIPSTLVCYRGGVIVQDGQTTIYLKDTNGDGKADFRQSLITGWAMGDTHGGVSNFQYGPDNWIWGMQGYNNSQPIINGEPQQRFRQGFWRFKVRAGASDKTAPSFAIDAASNAVAEIATDEFDEHTIRVDALEFVRGTNNNTWGLGFSEEGYVFGSTANGCPSVHMPIPNRYYDQVAGWSPETLGPISESFKFNPIDDEIRQVDYHGGYTAACGSAIYTARNYPQPWWNRIQMVCGPTGHLVGSFVLEKDGAGYRSRNAFNTVASIDDWSAPIMSEVGPDGNVWVLDWYNYIVQHNPTPNGFQTGKGTAYESDLRDKRFARVYRLLNKESAELSPSRTMQLAEASNEALVEALKSDNFFWRRAAQRLLVEREATEEPVLNALAALVKQSEVDEIGLDPAAMHAIWTLAGLSESGSSAAAETLAAACQSGFAHISSPVRNAAVGFCHEGQLLQAIEAGLQNDVDPKVRLTLLLRVAEGNAKNAIDGDGLAALLPSIQTDSVLLDAWTSAASTDPTSAIVAMTKMDPAMTDAISQRVSVLAEHIARGRPTAEEISRLLQIDPNSPLAVTVWEGLANGWPRDLTISLPEDSQKLIRDRFLAENTSVESKAAILAVADQWSVENLAEIVGEIQDKLLTTAMDADAEADTRLSAWEQSIRLAPNSTKILDAVEEFFTPQLPPETGVEALRSLQAARVDGLSETLLESRTSLGQSWEAKFLLCFFHARKVPKTCSMRLPKAKCNSTICNWINVRLCSTIQRRLSPSERKR